From Cervus elaphus chromosome 33, mCerEla1.1, whole genome shotgun sequence, the proteins below share one genomic window:
- the ORMDL1 gene encoding ORM1-like protein 1 isoform X1, translated as MNVGVAHSEVNPNTRVMNSRGMWLTYALGVGLLHIVLLSIPFFSVPVAWTLTNVIHNLGMYVFLHAVKGTPFETPDQGKARLLTHWEQLDYGVQFTSSRKFFTISPIILYFLASFYTKYDTTHFILNTASLLSVLIPKMPQLHGVRIFGINKY; from the exons ATGAATGTTGGCGTTGCCCACAGCGAGGTGAACCCGAATACCCGTGTAATGAACAGCCGTGGTATGTGGCTGACATATGCATTGGGAGTTGGCTTGCTTCACATTGTTTTACTCagtattcccttcttcagtgttCCTGTTGCTTGGACTTTAACAAATGTTATACATAATCTG GGGATGTATGTATTTTTGCATGCAGTAAAAGGAACACCTTTTGAAACTCCCGACCAGGGTAAAGCAAGGCTCCTAACTCATTGGGAACAACTGGACTATGGAGTACAGTTTACATCTTCACGGAAGTTTTTCACAATTTCTCCAATAATTCT ATATTTTCTGGCAAGTTTCTATACGAAGTATGATACAACTCACTTCATCCTAAACACAGCTTCTCTCCTGAGTGTGCTAATTCCCAAAATGCCACAGCTACATGGTGTTCGGATCTTTGGAATTAATAAGTATTGA
- the ORMDL1 gene encoding ORM1-like protein 1 isoform X2, with the protein MNVGVAHSEVNPNTRVMNSRGMWLTYALGVGLLHIVLLSIPFFSVPVAWTLTNVIHNLGMYVFLHAVKGTPFETPDQGKARLLTHWEQLDYGVQFTSSRKFFTISPIIL; encoded by the exons ATGAATGTTGGCGTTGCCCACAGCGAGGTGAACCCGAATACCCGTGTAATGAACAGCCGTGGTATGTGGCTGACATATGCATTGGGAGTTGGCTTGCTTCACATTGTTTTACTCagtattcccttcttcagtgttCCTGTTGCTTGGACTTTAACAAATGTTATACATAATCTG GGGATGTATGTATTTTTGCATGCAGTAAAAGGAACACCTTTTGAAACTCCCGACCAGGGTAAAGCAAGGCTCCTAACTCATTGGGAACAACTGGACTATGGAGTACAGTTTACATCTTCACGGAAGTTTTTCACAATTTCTCCAATAATTCTGTAA